One part of the Janthinobacterium sp. 17J80-10 genome encodes these proteins:
- a CDS encoding heavy metal translocating P-type ATPase metal-binding domain-containing protein yields MLHWLTSLVGADRAGQKAGSEKLPCFHCGDLVRRRRAVHAQFDGAERLLCCHGCAAILKTVEQMGMVQQYREQKRQAGVADDK; encoded by the coding sequence ATGCTGCATTGGCTGACATCGCTGGTTGGCGCAGATCGGGCCGGACAAAAGGCGGGCTCGGAAAAATTACCCTGTTTTCATTGTGGCGACCTGGTCAGGCGCCGGCGTGCCGTGCATGCACAGTTCGATGGCGCCGAGCGCCTCCTGTGCTGCCATGGCTGTGCTGCCATCCTGAAAACAGTCGAGCAAATGGGCATGGTGCAGCAATACCGCGAACAAAAAAGGCAGGCAGGCGTAGCAGATGACAAGTGA
- a CDS encoding propionate--CoA ligase: MNYDQFHRQSIAEPEAFWKEEAKRIDWQQPFSQVLDHSRPPFAKWFVGGQTNLCHNALDRWLDRQGDAAALIAISTETETEKTYSFRELHAEVNRMAAIMLSLGVTRGDRVLIYMPMIAEALFAMLACARIGAIHSVVFGGFASSSLATRIDDAAPKLIVSADAGSRGGRAIAYKPLLDEAIELAGHKPQRVLLVDRKLVPMSLVAGRDADYASERERHINAQVPVAWLESNEPAYILYTSGTTGKPKGVQRDVGGYAVALAASMQHIYCGKPGETYFCTSDIGWVVGHSYIVYGPLIAGMATIMYEGLPTRPDGGVWWSIVEKYKVTRMFSSPTAIRVLKKQPPELMQKHDLSSLQALYLAGEPLDEPTSAWISNALGVPIIDNYWQTETGWPILSIARGLDQRATRLGSPGVPMYGYNVKIIDEASGEECGPNQKGVVAIQGPLPPGCMQTVYGDDARFVQTYWSNFPLGQAYSTFDWGIRDADGYYFILGRTDDVINVAGHRLGTREIEESIASHPNVAEVAVVGIADQLKGQVAVAFAILKNADAAATAEGRKAQETELMATVDHQLGAVARPARVYFVGQLPKTRSGKLLRRSIQALCEGRDAGDLTTIEDPLSLQQIREALAG; encoded by the coding sequence ATGAACTACGATCAATTCCATCGACAATCCATCGCCGAGCCGGAGGCATTCTGGAAGGAAGAGGCAAAGCGCATCGACTGGCAGCAGCCGTTCAGCCAGGTGCTGGACCATTCCAGGCCGCCGTTTGCGAAATGGTTCGTCGGCGGCCAGACCAACCTGTGCCATAACGCGCTCGACCGCTGGCTCGACCGGCAAGGCGATGCGGCGGCGCTGATCGCCATCTCTACCGAAACGGAGACGGAAAAAACTTATTCCTTCCGCGAACTGCATGCCGAAGTCAACCGGATGGCGGCCATCATGCTGTCGCTCGGCGTGACCCGGGGAGACCGGGTGCTGATCTACATGCCGATGATCGCTGAAGCCCTGTTCGCCATGCTGGCATGCGCACGCATCGGCGCGATCCATTCGGTGGTGTTCGGCGGCTTTGCTTCGAGCAGCCTGGCCACCCGCATCGATGACGCCGCACCGAAACTGATCGTTTCAGCCGATGCCGGCTCACGCGGCGGCCGGGCTATCGCCTACAAGCCGCTGCTTGACGAAGCCATCGAGCTTGCCGGCCACAAGCCGCAGCGCGTGCTGCTGGTCGATCGCAAGCTCGTGCCGATGAGCCTGGTTGCCGGGCGTGACGCCGACTATGCGAGCGAACGCGAACGGCACATCAACGCGCAGGTGCCGGTCGCCTGGCTGGAATCAAACGAGCCCGCTTATATCCTGTATACCTCCGGCACGACCGGCAAGCCCAAGGGCGTGCAGCGCGATGTCGGCGGTTATGCCGTGGCGCTGGCCGCATCGATGCAGCACATCTATTGTGGCAAGCCCGGTGAAACCTATTTCTGCACGTCCGACATCGGCTGGGTGGTCGGCCATTCTTATATCGTCTATGGGCCGCTGATTGCCGGCATGGCCACGATCATGTATGAAGGCCTGCCGACGCGCCCCGACGGCGGCGTCTGGTGGAGCATCGTCGAAAAATACAAGGTGACCCGGATGTTTTCATCGCCGACAGCCATTCGTGTGCTCAAGAAGCAGCCGCCGGAACTCATGCAAAAACATGACCTGTCGTCGCTGCAGGCGCTGTATCTGGCAGGCGAGCCGCTCGACGAACCGACTTCGGCCTGGATTTCCAACGCGCTGGGCGTGCCGATCATCGACAATTACTGGCAAACCGAGACTGGCTGGCCGATCCTGTCGATCGCCCGCGGCCTCGACCAGCGCGCCACCCGCCTGGGCAGCCCGGGCGTGCCTATGTATGGCTACAACGTCAAGATCATCGACGAAGCCAGCGGCGAAGAGTGCGGGCCGAACCAGAAAGGCGTGGTCGCGATCCAGGGACCGCTGCCGCCCGGTTGCATGCAAACCGTGTATGGCGATGACGCCCGTTTCGTCCAGACCTACTGGAGCAACTTCCCGCTGGGGCAGGCGTATTCGACCTTTGACTGGGGCATTCGCGATGCAGACGGTTACTATTTCATCCTCGGCCGCACGGATGACGTCATCAATGTTGCCGGCCATCGGCTCGGCACGCGCGAAATCGAGGAAAGCATCGCCAGCCATCCCAATGTCGCCGAGGTCGCGGTCGTCGGCATTGCGGATCAGTTGAAAGGGCAGGTCGCGGTGGCTTTTGCGATCCTGAAAAACGCCGATGCAGCCGCTACGGCGGAAGGTCGCAAGGCGCAGGAAACCGAACTGATGGCAACCGTCGATCACCAGCTGGGCGCGGTGGCGCGGCCGGCGCGGGTGTATTTTGTCGGGCAATTGCCCAAGACGCGCTCCGGCAAGCTGCTGCGGCGCTCGATCCAGGCCTTGTGCGAAGGGCGCGATGCGGGCGACCTGACTACCATCGAGGATCCGTTGTCGCTGCAGCAGATACGCGAGGCGCTTGCCGGGTAA
- the fabG gene encoding 3-oxoacyl-ACP reductase FabG: MRLANKVSIITGAAQGIGQATALKFAQEGAKVVVCDMNQAGVDNVVNLIREAGGEAIGFTVNVTKKDTIAAMVQGTMAKYGRIDSLINNAGIVMDSTLKKMTEEQFDRVIDVNLKGVYNCTKAVVDIMLEQKSGAIVNASSIVGLFGNFGQTNYAAAKFGVIGMAKTWTRELGRKGIRVNSVCPGFIATPILKDMPADVIKSMEDRVPMGRLGKPEEIANTFAFLASDEASYINGAVIEVTGGLTL; encoded by the coding sequence ATGCGACTCGCTAACAAGGTATCCATCATTACCGGTGCGGCCCAAGGCATTGGCCAGGCCACTGCGCTGAAATTCGCCCAGGAAGGCGCCAAGGTCGTGGTGTGCGACATGAACCAGGCCGGCGTCGACAACGTGGTCAACCTGATCCGCGAAGCCGGCGGCGAAGCCATCGGTTTTACGGTCAATGTCACCAAAAAGGATACCATCGCCGCCATGGTCCAGGGCACGATGGCCAAGTACGGCCGCATCGACAGCCTGATCAACAATGCCGGCATCGTGATGGATTCGACCCTGAAAAAAATGACCGAAGAGCAATTCGACAGGGTCATCGATGTCAATCTCAAGGGCGTCTACAACTGCACCAAGGCCGTGGTCGATATCATGCTGGAACAAAAATCCGGCGCCATCGTCAACGCTTCCTCGATCGTCGGCCTGTTTGGCAATTTTGGCCAGACCAACTATGCCGCCGCCAAGTTCGGCGTCATCGGCATGGCCAAGACCTGGACCCGCGAACTGGGCCGCAAGGGCATTCGGGTCAATTCCGTGTGCCCCGGCTTCATCGCCACGCCCATCCTGAAAGACATGCCGGCCGATGTCATCAAGTCGATGGAAGACCGCGTGCCGATGGGACGCCTGGGCAAGCCGGAAGAAATCGCCAACACCTTTGCCTTCCTTGCTTCCGATGAAGCCAGCTACATCAATGGCGCCGTCATCGAAGTGACCGGCGGCCTGACCCTGTAA
- a CDS encoding HPF/RaiA family ribosome-associated protein, translated as MQNSLQILFRDIPSSEAIDAEIRKRVAKLEKLCGDLMSCQVSVESEANHKTQGKLFRVRVDVTAPGTELVVDGSRTSNEDAYVAVRDSFDAMTRQVEEFVQRRRGDVKTHTA; from the coding sequence ATGCAAAATTCCTTACAAATCCTCTTCCGCGACATTCCCTCCTCCGAAGCCATCGATGCAGAAATTCGCAAGCGCGTCGCCAAGCTGGAAAAATTGTGCGGCGACCTGATGAGTTGCCAGGTCTCGGTGGAATCCGAAGCGAACCACAAGACGCAAGGCAAGCTTTTCCGGGTCCGCGTCGATGTGACGGCACCCGGCACCGAACTGGTGGTCGATGGTTCGCGCACGTCGAATGAAGATGCCTATGTGGCAGTGCGTGACAGTTTCGATGCCATGACCCGCCAGGTCGAGGAATTTGTGCAACGCCGCCGTGGCGATGTCAAAACGCATACCGCCTGA
- the ccoP gene encoding cytochrome-c oxidase, cbb3-type subunit III codes for MADFFHNGWSIFIAVVTLAGILACGLLLWSQSKVKVKVGPDGNPLPVETTGHVWDGDLVENNNPLPRWWSIMFYLTIVFGIAYLVLFPGLGAMQGTLGWSQVGKYEQEMKAGEEQYGPIFAKYQAMPIQAVAQDPQARAIGERLFLNSCAQCHGSDAQGSKGFPNLTDNDWLYGGAPETVLASIREGRHGQMPSMAAAVGGDADVRNVANYVLSLSGSSHDPIKAVMGKTKFGACAACHSADGKGNQALGAPNLTDKTWLYGGGINNVMEAINKGRGNQMPAHKGILSEAKVHLLAAYVWGLSNKQNAVAGISASDAKTMGSLTGTGAAPAKQ; via the coding sequence ATGGCAGATTTCTTTCATAACGGATGGAGCATTTTCATCGCAGTCGTCACCCTGGCGGGCATCCTTGCCTGCGGCCTGCTGCTCTGGTCGCAGTCCAAGGTCAAGGTCAAGGTCGGTCCCGACGGCAATCCGCTGCCGGTGGAGACCACCGGCCACGTATGGGACGGCGACCTGGTGGAGAACAACAACCCCTTGCCGCGCTGGTGGAGCATCATGTTCTACCTCACCATCGTCTTCGGCATCGCGTACCTGGTCCTGTTCCCTGGCCTTGGCGCCATGCAGGGCACGCTGGGCTGGAGTCAGGTGGGCAAGTACGAGCAGGAAATGAAGGCCGGCGAAGAGCAGTACGGCCCGATCTTTGCAAAATACCAGGCCATGCCGATTCAGGCGGTGGCGCAAGATCCGCAGGCCCGTGCCATCGGCGAGCGCCTGTTCCTGAACTCGTGCGCACAGTGCCATGGCTCGGACGCGCAGGGCAGCAAGGGCTTTCCTAACCTGACCGACAATGACTGGCTGTACGGCGGCGCGCCGGAAACGGTGCTGGCCTCGATCCGCGAAGGCCGTCATGGCCAGATGCCTTCCATGGCGGCAGCCGTCGGTGGCGATGCGGACGTGCGCAATGTCGCCAACTATGTGCTGAGCCTGTCCGGTTCCAGCCATGACCCGATCAAGGCCGTCATGGGCAAGACCAAGTTCGGCGCCTGCGCCGCCTGCCATAGCGCCGACGGCAAGGGCAACCAGGCACTGGGCGCGCCCAACCTGACCGACAAGACCTGGCTCTATGGCGGCGGCATCAACAACGTGATGGAAGCCATCAACAAGGGTCGCGGCAACCAGATGCCGGCACACAAAGGCATCTTGTCCGAAGCTAAGGTACACTTGCTGGCAGCGTACGTCTGGGGCTTGTCCAACAAGCAAAACGCCGTGGCCGGCATCTCCGCCAGCGATGCCAAGACAATGGGTTCACTGACCGGTACTGGCGCAGCACCGGCCAAGCAGTAA
- a CDS encoding cation-translocating P-type ATPase, producing MTSETSVMPGLQQASGEAVAHEKLAIGGMRCAACSQIIEYRVRHLAGVADFRINAASQRAELRWDPRRIGLREIVEAIAALGYSALPAGEKDSRAEQKKKMIWWRLFVAAFAMMQVMMYAFPAYLQPVPQVDGDLTPDIDRLLKIASMVLTVPVVFFSSAPFFSSAWRSLRNRHVGMDVPVSVGILVTFGASVWATYRGGPVYYDSLIMFVTLLLLARMLQDRVQGKSMAALQALTELVPLTARRLIDYPASRRTDEVEAGSLHEGDLLLVAPGAQIPADGVVLEGQSECDEALMTGESQAVPKDVGAQLVGGALNLSGQLVMRAERVGDATQLSVLVQKMEAAANEKPPLVELADRHAHWFMSAILVVAALAAAVWSQIDASRALWIAVTVLVVTCPCALSLAAPSVMAGAIGRLARGGVLVARGRAIETLARATHFVFDKTGTLTEGRLQLAAVHAMRQGLGRAELLRMAAPIAAASTHPVSQAVAKAAAAAGIFGHGMETSRVREVAGQGVEAEAASRRYRLGNVSFVQELHGQALSLPPEFAGKIVSALGDDAGWIALFALQDEIRPDAAACIAFLRAQGKHVWLLSGDKRDVVAKVAGELGVDIAHGELHPEQKHDMVAALQRQGAVVAMVGDGMNDGPVLSLADVSVAMGQGAPIAQVRSDLVLMSNRLQDMEAAVKTTARALALIRQNLGWALLYNLVAVPAAVSGLLQPWHAAIGMALSSLIVVGNSLRIFTGGAPARETTMPESPAGKDAAGVA from the coding sequence ATGACAAGTGAAACATCCGTAATGCCTGGCCTGCAGCAAGCGAGCGGGGAAGCTGTCGCACATGAGAAACTTGCCATTGGTGGCATGCGTTGCGCAGCCTGTTCGCAAATCATCGAATACCGGGTGCGGCACCTGGCGGGCGTGGCGGACTTCCGCATCAATGCCGCCAGCCAGCGCGCCGAGCTGCGCTGGGATCCGCGCCGCATCGGCTTGCGCGAGATTGTCGAGGCGATCGCCGCACTGGGCTACAGTGCCTTGCCGGCCGGCGAAAAGGATAGCCGCGCCGAGCAAAAGAAAAAAATGATCTGGTGGCGGCTGTTCGTTGCCGCCTTTGCCATGATGCAGGTAATGATGTATGCCTTTCCGGCTTACCTGCAGCCAGTCCCGCAGGTCGACGGCGACCTCACTCCCGACATCGACCGCCTGCTGAAAATTGCCAGCATGGTATTGACCGTGCCGGTGGTGTTCTTTTCTTCCGCGCCTTTCTTCAGTTCCGCGTGGCGTTCGCTGCGCAACCGCCACGTCGGCATGGACGTGCCGGTCTCCGTGGGCATCCTCGTCACATTCGGCGCCAGCGTCTGGGCCACTTACCGCGGCGGCCCGGTCTATTACGATTCCCTGATCATGTTCGTGACGTTGCTGCTGCTGGCGCGCATGCTGCAGGACCGCGTGCAGGGCAAGAGCATGGCCGCACTGCAGGCCCTGACCGAACTGGTGCCGCTGACGGCGCGGCGCCTGATCGACTATCCCGCCAGCCGCCGTACCGACGAGGTGGAGGCCGGCAGCCTGCATGAAGGCGATCTGCTGCTGGTGGCCCCCGGCGCGCAGATCCCCGCCGACGGCGTCGTGCTGGAAGGGCAGAGCGAATGCGATGAAGCCCTGATGACGGGCGAATCGCAAGCCGTGCCAAAGGACGTCGGCGCCCAACTGGTAGGGGGGGCGCTCAATCTTTCCGGCCAACTGGTCATGCGCGCCGAACGGGTGGGCGACGCCACCCAGCTGTCGGTGCTGGTGCAGAAAATGGAAGCGGCTGCCAATGAAAAGCCGCCGCTGGTCGAGCTGGCCGACCGTCACGCCCACTGGTTCATGTCGGCCATCCTGGTGGTGGCGGCGCTGGCGGCGGCAGTCTGGTCGCAGATCGATGCCAGCCGGGCGCTGTGGATTGCCGTGACCGTGCTGGTGGTGACCTGTCCCTGTGCCTTGTCGCTGGCCGCGCCCAGTGTCATGGCCGGCGCCATCGGCCGCCTGGCGCGCGGCGGGGTGCTGGTGGCACGCGGGCGCGCGATCGAGACGCTGGCACGCGCCACGCATTTTGTTTTTGACAAGACCGGCACGCTGACCGAAGGCCGGCTGCAACTGGCTGCCGTGCATGCGATGCGCCAGGGGCTCGGCCGCGCAGAATTGCTGCGCATGGCCGCGCCGATTGCCGCCGCGTCGACCCATCCGGTATCGCAGGCGGTGGCCAAGGCGGCTGCGGCTGCCGGCATTTTCGGCCATGGCATGGAAACCTCGCGGGTGCGCGAAGTCGCCGGGCAGGGCGTCGAGGCGGAAGCGGCAAGCCGCCGTTATCGACTCGGCAATGTTTCTTTTGTGCAGGAATTGCATGGCCAGGCGTTGTCGCTGCCGCCGGAGTTCGCCGGCAAGATAGTCTCGGCGCTGGGCGACGACGCCGGCTGGATTGCCCTGTTCGCGCTGCAGGATGAAATCCGTCCGGACGCTGCTGCCTGTATCGCTTTCTTGCGCGCGCAGGGAAAGCACGTCTGGCTGCTGTCAGGCGACAAGCGCGACGTGGTTGCCAAAGTGGCAGGTGAGCTTGGTGTCGACATCGCCCATGGCGAATTGCACCCTGAACAAAAGCATGACATGGTGGCAGCACTCCAGCGCCAGGGTGCCGTGGTGGCGATGGTGGGCGACGGCATGAACGACGGCCCGGTCCTGTCGCTGGCCGATGTCTCCGTGGCGATGGGCCAGGGGGCGCCGATTGCCCAGGTGCGCAGCGACCTGGTATTGATGTCCAATCGTCTGCAAGACATGGAGGCGGCGGTAAAGACCACTGCTCGCGCCCTGGCGCTGATCCGGCAAAACCTCGGCTGGGCCCTCCTGTACAATCTGGTGGCGGTTCCGGCTGCCGTGTCCGGCCTGTTACAGCCCTGGCATGCCGCCATCGGCATGGCGCTCAGTTCACTGATCGTGGTGGGAAATTCGTTGCGGATATTTACAGGGGGCGCGCCAGCGCGCGAGACCACCATGCCGGAATCCCCCGCTGGCAAGGACGCTGCGGGCGTGGCGTGA
- the prpF gene encoding 2-methylaconitate cis-trans isomerase PrpF codes for MAHVPQIKIPATYIRGGTSKGVFFRLQDLPAAAQVPGAARDALLLRVIGSPDPYGKQIDGMGGATSSTSKTVILSKSGKADHDVDYLFGQVSIDKPFVDWSGNCGNLSAAVGSFAISSGLVDAGKIPQAGVATVRIWQANIGKTIIAHVPITNGQVQETGDFELDGVTFPAAEVQLEFLDPADEGEGEGGGAMFPTGNLVDDLEVPGVGTLKATMINAGIPTIFINAEAIGYSGTELQEAINSDAKALAKFETIRAHGAVRMGLIKHVDEAATRQHTPKVAFVAKPAGYVSSSGKQVAGGDIDLLVRALSMGKLHHAMMGTAAVAIGTAAAIPGTLVNLAAGGGARTAVRFGHPSGTLRVGAEAVQADGEWRVSKAIMSRSARILMEGWVRVPGDAF; via the coding sequence ATGGCTCACGTACCCCAAATCAAGATTCCCGCCACCTATATCCGCGGCGGCACCAGCAAGGGCGTGTTTTTCCGCCTGCAGGATTTGCCCGCCGCCGCGCAGGTGCCGGGTGCTGCGCGTGATGCGCTGCTGCTGCGCGTGATCGGCAGCCCCGACCCTTACGGCAAGCAGATCGACGGCATGGGCGGGGCGACTTCGAGCACCAGCAAGACGGTCATCCTCTCCAAGAGCGGCAAGGCCGACCACGACGTTGATTACCTCTTCGGCCAGGTTTCCATCGACAAGCCCTTTGTCGACTGGAGCGGCAACTGCGGCAATCTTTCCGCCGCAGTCGGCTCGTTTGCCATCAGCAGCGGGCTGGTCGATGCCGGCAAGATCCCGCAGGCTGGCGTGGCGACCGTGCGCATCTGGCAAGCCAATATCGGCAAGACTATCATCGCCCACGTGCCGATCACCAATGGCCAGGTGCAGGAAACCGGCGACTTCGAGCTCGATGGCGTAACGTTTCCTGCCGCCGAAGTGCAGCTGGAGTTCCTTGATCCGGCTGATGAAGGCGAAGGCGAGGGCGGTGGCGCGATGTTCCCGACCGGTAACCTGGTCGATGACCTGGAAGTGCCGGGCGTTGGCACGCTGAAGGCCACCATGATCAATGCCGGGATTCCGACCATTTTCATCAACGCGGAAGCGATCGGATACAGCGGCACGGAATTGCAGGAAGCAATCAACAGCGATGCCAAGGCACTCGCGAAATTCGAGACCATCCGCGCCCATGGCGCAGTACGCATGGGCCTGATCAAGCATGTCGATGAAGCCGCCACGCGCCAGCACACGCCGAAGGTGGCATTTGTCGCGAAGCCGGCCGGTTACGTTTCCTCCAGCGGCAAGCAGGTCGCAGGCGGCGACATCGACCTGCTGGTGCGCGCGCTGTCCATGGGCAAGCTCCATCACGCCATGATGGGCACGGCCGCCGTTGCCATCGGCACGGCAGCCGCCATTCCCGGCACGCTGGTCAACCTGGCCGCCGGCGGCGGTGCGCGCACGGCGGTGCGCTTCGGCCATCCCTCGGGCACCCTGCGGGTGGGGGCGGAAGCCGTCCAGGCCGATGGCGAATGGCGCGTGAGCAAGGCCATCATGAGCCGCAGTGCGCGCATCCTGATGGAAGGATGGGTGCGCGTGCCCGGTGATGCCTTCTGA
- a CDS encoding cbb3-type cytochrome c oxidase subunit 3 produces MSTTLNIIFTILSLLVFLGITFWAYSRHNKERYEEMGRMPFDQDNETTGN; encoded by the coding sequence ATGTCAACGACACTGAACATCATTTTTACGATACTGAGCCTGTTGGTCTTTCTGGGCATCACGTTCTGGGCATACAGCCGCCACAACAAGGAACGTTATGAAGAGATGGGCCGCATGCCGTTCGATCAAGATAACGAAACAACAGGAAACTGA
- the ccoN gene encoding cytochrome-c oxidase, cbb3-type subunit I, translating into MNQALASQYNYKVVRQLTIMSVVWGVVGMLVGVFIAAQLAWPELAMNIPWLSYGRLRPLHTNAVIFAFGGTALFATSFYIVQRTCGVRLFSDKLAAFVFWGWQAVIVAAAISLPLGFTQGKEYAELEWPIDILITLVWVAYAIVFFGTLYKRKVSHIYVANWFFGSFILTIALLHIVNNISIPVDYMKSYSAYAGVQDAMIQWWYGHNAVGFFLTTSFLGMMYYFIPKQAGRPIYSYRLSIVHFWALIFTYMWAGPHHLHYTALPDWAQSVGMVFSLILLAPSWGGMINGMMTLSGAWHKLRSDPILRFLIVALSFYGMATFEGPMMSIKTVNALSHYTDWTVGHVHAGALGWVGFITMGSLYYLIPRLFGKTEMHSKSLIEVHFWTATIGVVLYISSMWIAGVMQGLMWRAVNADGTLTYTFVESVKATYPYYVIRFSGGLLYLFGMLCMTYNMFKTIAGATAVNPQIPVQSHTTGHAAA; encoded by the coding sequence ATGAACCAAGCCCTTGCATCGCAATACAACTACAAGGTCGTTCGCCAGCTCACCATCATGTCCGTTGTCTGGGGCGTAGTGGGGATGCTGGTGGGCGTTTTCATTGCCGCCCAGCTGGCATGGCCGGAACTGGCAATGAATATCCCCTGGCTGAGTTATGGCCGCTTGCGGCCGCTGCACACCAATGCCGTCATTTTTGCGTTCGGCGGCACCGCGCTGTTCGCAACCTCGTTCTACATCGTGCAGCGCACCTGCGGGGTACGCCTGTTTTCGGACAAGCTGGCCGCCTTCGTGTTCTGGGGCTGGCAAGCGGTAATCGTCGCTGCGGCGATTTCACTGCCGCTGGGTTTCACCCAGGGCAAGGAATACGCCGAGCTTGAATGGCCCATCGACATCCTGATCACCCTGGTCTGGGTTGCCTACGCCATCGTGTTCTTCGGCACGCTCTACAAGCGCAAGGTCTCGCATATTTATGTGGCGAACTGGTTCTTCGGCAGCTTCATCCTGACCATCGCCTTGCTGCACATCGTAAACAACATCTCGATCCCGGTGGATTACATGAAGTCCTACTCGGCCTATGCCGGCGTGCAGGATGCCATGATCCAGTGGTGGTACGGCCATAACGCCGTGGGCTTCTTCCTGACCACCAGCTTCCTGGGCATGATGTATTACTTCATCCCCAAGCAGGCCGGCCGCCCGATCTATTCCTACCGCCTGTCGATCGTGCACTTCTGGGCACTGATCTTCACCTACATGTGGGCGGGCCCGCACCATTTGCACTACACCGCCTTGCCTGACTGGGCACAATCGGTCGGCATGGTGTTCTCGCTGATTCTGCTGGCACCCTCCTGGGGCGGCATGATCAACGGCATGATGACCCTGTCGGGCGCCTGGCACAAGCTGCGTTCGGATCCGATCCTGCGCTTCCTGATCGTTGCGCTGTCGTTCTACGGCATGGCGACCTTCGAAGGTCCGATGATGTCCATCAAGACCGTCAACGCCTTGTCGCACTATACCGACTGGACCGTGGGCCACGTGCACGCCGGTGCCCTAGGCTGGGTCGGCTTCATCACCATGGGCAGCCTGTATTACCTGATCCCGCGCCTGTTCGGCAAGACCGAGATGCATAGCAAGAGCCTGATCGAAGTGCACTTCTGGACTGCCACCATCGGCGTCGTCCTGTACATCTCGTCGATGTGGATCGCCGGCGTGATGCAGGGTCTGATGTGGCGTGCAGTGAATGCCGACGGCACCCTGACTTACACCTTCGTGGAAAGCGTCAAGGCCACCTATCCGTACTACGTCATCCGTTTCTCCGGCGGCCTGTTGTACCTGTTCGGCATGCTTTGCATGACCTACAACATGTTCAAGACCATTGCCGGCGCGACCGCGGTCAATCCGCAGATCCCCGTGCAAAGCCATACCACCGGCCATGCGGCAGCCTGA
- the ccoS gene encoding cbb3-type cytochrome oxidase assembly protein CcoS translates to MDVLYLLVPLSVILVFAVGAVFWWALNNRQFDDLDEASERLLADDDAPGIKENDRAGENTSQAANRPPS, encoded by the coding sequence ATGGATGTTCTTTATTTACTTGTGCCGCTAAGCGTGATCCTGGTGTTTGCCGTGGGTGCCGTATTCTGGTGGGCCTTGAACAACAGGCAATTCGACGATCTGGACGAGGCCAGCGAGCGGCTCCTTGCCGATGACGATGCCCCCGGTATCAAGGAAAACGACAGGGCTGGAGAAAACACTAGTCAAGCTGCCAATAGGCCGCCTTCCTGA
- the ccoO gene encoding cytochrome-c oxidase, cbb3-type subunit II produces MRKFTHELIEKNVTLLIVLSVLVVSIGGLVEIVPLFFQKSTTQPVDGWKPYTALQLAGRDVYLREGCYNCHSQMIRPFRAETERYGHYSVAGESVYDHPFQWGSKRTGPDLARVGARYSDEWHRIHLRNPRDVVPESNMPAYSWLEKATLDPSKMARKLSAMRTVGVPYTDEQIAKAADEVKGKTEEDALIAYLQVLGTAVKNKY; encoded by the coding sequence ATGCGTAAATTTACACATGAACTGATTGAAAAGAACGTCACCCTGCTGATCGTGCTGTCGGTGCTGGTGGTCAGCATCGGCGGCCTGGTGGAAATCGTGCCGCTGTTCTTCCAGAAGTCGACCACCCAGCCGGTGGACGGCTGGAAGCCGTACACTGCCCTGCAACTGGCCGGCCGTGACGTCTACCTGCGCGAAGGTTGCTATAACTGTCATTCGCAGATGATCCGTCCGTTCCGTGCCGAAACCGAGCGTTACGGTCATTACTCTGTCGCCGGTGAATCGGTGTATGACCACCCGTTCCAGTGGGGCAGCAAGCGCACCGGGCCTGACCTGGCACGCGTCGGCGCCCGTTACAGCGACGAATGGCATCGCATTCACCTGCGCAACCCGCGCGATGTCGTGCCGGAATCGAACATGCCGGCCTATAGCTGGCTGGAAAAGGCAACGCTCGACCCAAGCAAAATGGCGCGCAAGCTTTCGGCAATGCGCACCGTTGGGGTGCCGTACACCGACGAGCAAATCGCCAAGGCGGCCGATGAGGTCAAGGGCAAGACCGAGGAAGACGCACTGATCGCCTACCTGCAAGTGCTGGGCACTGCGGTGAAGAACAAGTACTGA